Below is a window of Halobaculum lipolyticum DNA.
CCATCCTCCAGACGATGGACATCGACAACCCGACGGCCGAGATGATCGTCGAGGTCGCCGAGACGCAGGAGGACGAGGCCGGCGACGGGACGACGACCGCCGTCGCCATCGCGGGCGAACTCCTCAAGAACGCCGAGGACCTCCTCGAACAGGAGATCCACCCGACCGCGATCATCAAGGGCTTCCACCTCGCCAGCGAGCAGGCTCGCGCGGAGGTCGACGACGTCGCGACCGCCGTCGACCCCGACGACGAGGAGCTCATCCGGAAGGTCGCCGAGACCTCCATGACCGGCAAGGGCGCCGAGCTGGAGAAGGAGGTCCTCGCGGACCTCATCTACCGCGCGGTCAAGCAGGTCACCGTGGAGGCCGACGACGGCTCCCACGTCGTCGACCTGGAGAACATCGCGATGGAGACGCAGACCGGCCGCTCGGCCGGCGAGTCCGAGCTGCTCCAGGGCGCCGTCGTCGACAAGGACCCGCTCCACGACGACATGCCCAGCGAGGTCGAGGACGCGAACGTCCTCCTGCTCAACGACCCCATCGAGGTCGAGGAAGCCGACGTCGACACTCAGGTGTCCATCGACTCCCCCGACCAGCTCCAGCAGTTCCTCGACCAGGAGGAGGACCAGCTCAAGCAGAAGGTCGAGCAGATCAAAGCGACCGGCGCGAACGTCGTGTTCTGTCAGAAGGGCGTCGACGACCTCGCCCAGCACTACCTCGCGAAGGAGGGCATCCTCGCGGCCCGCCGCGTGAAGAAGTCCGACATCAGCTTCCTCCGGAACATCCTCGGCGGCAACATCGTCTCCGACGTCGACGCCGCCACCGCCGACGACCTCGGCCACGGCTCGGTGTCGCGTGACGACGCCGACGAGCTGTTCTACGTCGAGGGCGGCGACGACGCCCACGGCGTCACGCTGCTGCTGCGCGGCTCGACCGACCACGTCGTCGACGAACTGGAGCGCGGCGTCCAGGACGCGCTCGACGTCGTCTCCACGGCCGTCTCCGACGGCCGCCTCGTCGCCGGCGGCGGCGCCATCGAGGTCGAACTGGCCTCCCGGCTCCGCGACTACGCCGACTCCGTCGAGGGCCGCGAGCAGCTGGCCGTCGAGGCGTTCGCCGACGCGCTCGAACTCGTGCCGCGCGTCCTCGCCGAGAACGCGGGGCTGGACTCCATCGACACGCTGGTCGACCTGCGCGCCGCCCACGAGGGCGGCGACGCGCACGCCGGCCTGAACGTGTTCTCCGGCGACGTCGAGGACACCTTCGAGGCGGGCGTCGTCGAGACGGCCCACGCCAAGGAGCAGGCGCTCTCCAGCGCCACCGAGGCCGCGAACCTCGTCCTCAAGATCGACGACATCATCGCCGCGGGCGACCTGTCCACCGGCGGCAACGACGACGACGAGGGCGGCGCGCCCGGCGGCATGGGCGGCATGGGCGGCATGGGCGGTATGGGCGGCGCGATGTGAAGTCCGGGGAATAGCCTTCACACACCGCCGGCCGACCGCGCACCGTCTTCGACCGAACACTCGACTTCTTTCGACGCCGCGCCCGGGAGCCGCGAGGCCGTCCTCAACAGATCGCGTACGTCGCGAACAACTCCCCGTCCTCGGTGATCGACACGTAGGCGCCGCCGTAACACCGCGAGGTCTCGATGGAGACGGACTCGGTCGCGTTCAGCGCCGTCGCCGTGACCGCGAACCGTTCGACACCCTGTGGGTCGGCCTCGACGGTGTTGTACGCCGCGACCTCCTCGCCGGGGGCGACCGCGAACGTCTCGTTCACCACCGTCTCGCCCGTGGCGACGCGGACGACGGTCAGGTGGATCGAGACGGTCTGGTTCCACCAGTTCTCCAGCGTCACCGACTGGCTCGGGTCCGGTCGCTGGGAGGCGTACTCGGTTCCAGCGGGGGTCTCGCTCGGCGTCGCGGTCGTCGACACCGATCCCGTGGTGGGCCGTTCAGGGTTCCCGAGGCAGCCACCGGCGAGGAGGAGGGCGACGAGGAGCGCGGCGACGACGGTCGAACGGGAGGGCATCACGTGACCGGTGGCTCGGCGTCGCGACAAGTGTCTTCTGTCGCTCGCGGTCCTGCCGTCGGATCGCATCACGCGGGAGAACGGAGTCGCACCGCGAGGGGGCCTGCGTCAGCGGGTCGCGTGTCGCGTTACGCGTCGGGCGTCGCCGTGGTCGTCGAGTCGTCGCCCGCGTCGCCGGACTCGTCGTCGCCGTTCCCGGCGTTCTCGCCGCCCGCGACGCCGGAGACCGCCTCGCTGAGCCCGTCGAGACGCCCGTCGACGAACGACCGGATCTCGTCGTGGAGGTCGCCCACGAAGTCGGGCACCTGCTCGGGCAGGCTCGTCGGCGGGCCGGCCTGCGCGTCCCCGTCGTTCGCGCCGGCGTCCGCGGGGGCGTTCCCCGGGGTCGCGGCGGCGACGCCCGTGACTGCGATCAGTGCCGCGAGTGCGATCGCGGCGAGCTTGGTTCGGGTCATCTGCACCCGACGCCGGGTGCCGCGGGGTAAAGACGGGGGGTGGCGTGGAACCGGGATTCGGGCGACTGGCGGCTCGATAACCGCGATTAAGTCGAGTTAATCGCTGGACCGCCGCCGCGAGTCGATCCGTCCGGGCGGCGGTGTCGCGGCCGGGCCGATGGGTGGCTCGCGGCGTCGGGCGCGACGGTACCGGAGCCTTCTAATCGGGGCGAGCAATTCTTGCGGCCATGAAGACGCTGCTGCTCAACAGCGACGACGTCCACGAGAACGCCGAGATGGCCGAACTCGTCCCGGCCATCGAGGAGGCGTTCGCGGCCTACCAGCGCGGCGACGCGCAGATGCCCCCCAAGAGCTACATCGACCTCCCCGAGTACAACGGCGACTTCCGGTCGATGCCCGCCTACCTCGACGCGGGCGACTGGGACGCCGCGGGCGTGAAGTGGGTGAACGTCCACACCGACAACGAGGAACGGTACGACCTCCCGACGGTGATGGGGACGATGATCTACTCGGACCCGACGAACGCGTTCCCGCTCGCGATCCTCGACGGCACCGAACTGACCATGAAGCGCACGGGCGCGGCCGCCGCGGTCGCCACCGACCACCTCGCGGTCGCCGACGCCGCCTCGCTGGGCATCGTCGGCGCGGGCGTCCAGTCGTACACGCAGTTGGAGGCCATCTCCACCGTGCGCGACATCGAGGAGGTCGTCGTCTCCGACCTCTCGGAGGAGCGCGTCGCGCGCTTCATCGACGCCTTCGAGGACCGCTTCGACGTGCGCGCCGGCTCCATCGAGGAGGCCGCCAGTTGTGACGTGCTCTCGACGGTGACGCCCGTCGAATCGCCCATCGTCTCGCGGGAGGCCGTCGGCGAACACACGCACGTCAACGCGATGGGCGCCGACGCGGCGGGGAAACACGAACTCGCCGACGAGGTGCTGCTGGACGCGAAACTCGTCATCGACGACTACGACCAGACGACCCACTCCGGCGAGATCAACGTCCCGTACAACGCTGGCGTGCTCACGGACGACGACATCTACGGCGAGATCGGCGAGATCGTCGTCGGCGACATCGAGGGCCGGACGGCCGACGACGGGATCACCGTGTTCGACTCCACGGGACTCGCGATCCAGGACGTCGCCGCCGCCCACGTCGTGTACGAACACGCCGACGAGCGCGACAACGGCTACGCGTTCGACCTGCTCGGACTCGCCGACTGACCGCGGCCCGCCGACACCGGCGGCCGCGACCGGACTCCGCCGCTACTCCTCGCTCTCGTCGTCCGACCCGGTGATCGCCTCGATCACCCTGCTGACTCCCCAGACGATGGCGATGAACGGGAGCAGGGGGAGGAGGATCGCGAGCAGGCCGAGACCGATCGCCCAGCCGACCGCGTTCATCTCGTCGTCGGAGTGCGAGCCGTAGCCCGGGGTGACGGTTCGGTACGCCGTCCTCAGCAGTCCCGCGTCGTCGGTGTCGCCGTCGGCGGTGTCGATCTCCGTACTCATACGTGACCGTAGGTCCGATGACAGGATATCCCTTGCGCCGGATCGGTCGACGCCGCCGCCGTGACGAGGAGCCACGGCGCCGCAGTCCGTGAGTCGTGTTGGCAACTACCGCCGTGTTCGATGGAAAGGTATAGGGGTAGAAGCGGCCGAACGACCACGTAAGAATGTCCGAGGACGGTTACGACCACACGGCGGTCGAGCGACGCTGGCAGGAGGCGTGGGCCGAGGCCGACGTCTACCGGACGCCCGACGACGCCGACGACCCGACGTACGTGCTGGGGATGTTCCCGTACCCGTCGGGGAAGCTCCACATGGGGCACGTCCGCAACTACACGATCACGGACGCGTACGCCCGCTACCGGCGGATGCGTGGGGACAGCGTGCTCCACCCGATGGGGTGGGACTCGTTCGGCCTGCCCGCCGAGAACGCGGCCAAAGAGCGCGACACGAACCCCCGCGAGTGGACGATGGACTGCATCGACACCATGCGCGGGCAGATGGAGTCGATGGGCTTCGGCTACGACTGGGACCGGGAGGTCACCACCTGCGAGCCGTCGTACTACAAGTGGAACCAGTGGCTGTTCCAGCGGTTCCACGACGAGGGGCTGGTCGAGCGCCGCGCCGCCGAGGTGAACTGGTGTCCCGACTGCGAGACGGTGCTGGCCGACGAGCAGGTCGAGGGCGAGGACGAGCACTGCTGGCGCTGCGGCACGCTGGTCGAGCAGCGCGAACTGGACCAGTGGACGCTGGGTATCACCGAGTACGCCGACGAACTGCTGGCCGACATCGACGACCTGGAGGGGTGGCCCGACAGCGTCCGCGAGATGCAGCGCAACTGGATCGGCAAGCAGGAGGGCTCCAGACTGGAGTTCGACGTCGAGGGGCACGGCCCGGTCGAGGCGTTCACCACCCGCATCGACACGGTGTTCGGCGCGACGTTCTTCGCGCTGGCGCCCGACCACCCCATCGCCGAGGACCTGGCCGCCGAGGACGACGACGTGGCCCACTTCGTCGAGGAGGTCGCCGACCCCGACGGCGACGAGCCGAACGGCGTCGAGACGGGCCTGACCGCCACCAACCCCGCGACGGGGGAGGACGTACCCGTGTTCGTCGCCGACTTCGTCCTCTCGGACGTGGGGACTGGCGCGCTGATGGGCGTCCCCGGCCACGACGAGCGCGACCACGCGTTCGCCGAGCGGATGGGCGTCGACATCGTCCCCGTCGTCGCGCCTGAACCGGAGGACGGCGGCGAGGCCGAAGCGCTGGACGTGGACGAGGGCGCGTACACCGAGGACGGCGTCCTCGTCAACAGCGGCGCGTACGACGGCCTGTCGAGCGCCGAGGCCCGCGAGGAGTTGACCGCCGACATCGAGTCGGCCGCGTTCCACACGCAGTACCGCCTGCGCGACTGGCTGATCTCCCGCCAACGCTACTGGGGGACGCCGATCCCGGTGATCCACTGTGACGACTGTGGGCCCGTCATGGTGCCCGAGGAGGACCTGCCGGTGGAACTGCCGGAGTTCGTCAACACCACCGGGAACCCGTTGGACGCGGCCACCGAGTGGAAGCACACCACCTGCCCCGACTGCGGCGGCGACGCCGTCCGCGAGACGGACACGATGGACACGTTCGTCGACTCCTCGTGGTACTTCCTGCGCTACGTGTCGCCGGACCTGTCGGACGCGCCGTTCGACACCGAGCGCGCCGACGAGTGGATGCCCGTGGACCAGTACGTCGGCGGGCTGGAGCACGCCGTGATGCACCTGCTGTACGCGCGGTTCGTCACGAAGGCCATCGCGGACATGGGCATGCTGGACCACCGCGAGCCGTTCACGAACCTGCTGGGCCAGGGGATGGTCCAACTGGACGGCGAGAAGATGTCCAAGTCGAAGGGCAACACCGTCTCGCCCCAGCGCATCGTCGACGAGTACGGCGCCGACACGGCCCGCCTGTTCATGATGCAGGCGGCGCGGCCCGACACGGCGTTCGACTGGTCCGAGGAGGGCGTCAAGTCCACCCACCGGTTCCTGGCGCGACTGGCCGACACGGTGCGCTCGTTCGCCGGGAACGACCCCGACGGCGACGACACGGCCGCCGCGCGGTACGTCCGCTCGGAGGTCGACGCCGCGGTCGCGGTCGCCACCGAGAACTTCGACGACCTCGGCTTCGATCTGGCGACCCGGGAGGCCCAGCAGTTGGTCGGGACGCTGCGCAGCTACCGCGCGTACGTCGACGAGGTGCACGCGCCGACGTTCGACCGCGGCGTGCGGGTCGCGCTGAAGCTGCTGGCGCCGGTCGCGCCGCACCTGACCGAGGAGCTGTACGCGGAGCTGACCGGCGAGGACGGGGGGATGCTGGCCGACGCCGACTGGCCGACCGCCGACGTCGACACGGCCGAGGCGGAGAAGCGCCGTCAGCTGGTCGAGAACACCCGCGAGGACGTGCGCAACATCGTCGACGTGGCGGGCATCGACGACCCCCAGCGCGTCGACGTGGTCGTCGCGCCGGAGTGGAAGCACGAGGCGCTGGCGATCGCCATCGACAGCGACGCGCCGAACCTCGTCGGCGAACTGATGGAGAACCCGGACATCCAGCGCCACGGCTCCGACGCCGCCGACTTCGCGAAGGACCTGCAGGCCGAGCGGGAGGCGCTGCGACCCGCGCTGGCGCCCGAGCGCGAGCGCGAGGCGCTCGAAGCCGCGGCGTGGCTGGTCGAGCGCGAGTTCGGGGCGCCGGTGCGCGTGCTGCCGGCCGCCGAAGCCGACGACGCGACGGCGAGGAAGGCGGAGCCGAACCGCCCGGCGATCGACATCGCCGAGTAACCCGGACGGCCGGGAGCGGCCGGCCGCGCGTCAGTTCCGTTCGTTCCAGTTCAAGTCCACGTCGCCGCCGGCGTCCTCGCCGGCCGCGAACGGACCGAAGCCGTACACGACGACGACCACCGCCAGCGCCGGCAGCGCGTTGGCGGCGAGCGGGAGGAGGTCGGGGGGGACGCCGACGGGGGCCGTCCGGGGCACGAACGCGATCAGCAGCGCCACCCACGCGCCGGGGAACACGACGAGTCCACCGGCGAGTTCGACCCGGCGCGCGCGCTCGGTCGTCGTCGCCGGCCGGCCGCCGCGCCACGCGCCGACCGCCCCCGCGAGGACGACGGCGCCGGCGAGGAGCGCCCCGTCGGCCGGGCCGGCGAGGCCTGCGGTCCAGCCGGGGGCGTCGAGGAACGCGGCGACGCCCGCCAGCGAGACGCCGAAGTGAACCGCGGCCAGCGCCCACGCGGCGCCGCAGACGGCGCGGTCGCGCAGCGTTCCCGGACGCGGGTCGTCGTCGGACACGGTCGACGCGAGGGGCGACACGGGCAAGTCGCTGTCGGACGGGGAACGCCGACCGTGTCACGGGACGACCGTCGGACGGCCGGACGGTCCTGCGACCACGGGAACGGCTGTCTCGCGGCGGTAAAACGGAGTGGGCGCGCTCGGGGAGCGCGGACGAACAGGCGGAGGGGCGGTCTGGAGCCGAGAGGGTGGCGGGGACGGGACCGGGGACGAACCGTGTCGCTCACCGTGAACGGTGCCGCTTGCAGTGTGCCGTTCGGGGTGACAGATCCCCGTCCAGCACACAGGTCCCCGGTCCGGTTCGATCGGGGCAGATCAGTCAGATCTGTTCAGATCAGTTCACGTCGATGCGGTGGCTGTCGGAGCCGTCGTCGACGGTGAGTTTGGGGAGGCTGACGGTGAGCACGCCGTTGGAGTACGTCGCGCTCGCGTCGTCCTCGATCACAGCCGCGGGGAGGCTGATCGAGCGGCGCAGCGACTCGGCGCGGCGCTCGCGGCGGAGGTACGAGCCGGACTCGTCGCCCTCGTCGTGGGCCGTCGTGCGCTCGGCACCGATCGAGAGGACGCCGTCGCGGACGGTCAGGTCGATGTGCTCTTTGTCGAAGCCGGGGAGGTCGGCGACGACGACGACCTCGTCGTCGTACTCGGCGACGTCGACGTCGATGCCGGAGCGTCGCATTCCGTCGAAGTCGCCCCAGTTCATGCGGCCGAAGTCGCTCAGGTCCATCCGGCCGAAGTTGCGGGACATGCGGTCGAACGCGCGGTTCATGTCGTCGAAGGGGGTCATGTTGCTCATGGAATGTTACCGAGACGTATGGAGGGCCGCTCGGATATTAAACCCCGCTGGACGCGTGATAGCCGGCGTCACGGCGGCGAATATCCCGATCTCGATCGACCGAGAGGCGACGTCGCCACACGGAGCCGTCCCACGTGGACGCTCGGACGGGTAACGGTTTTCACCGGCGCCCCCGCAGGTCGGGTATGGACGTCACCGTCATCGACTACGGCGTGGGGAACCTCCGGAGCCTCCGCCGGGGGCTCGAACGCGCCGGCGCGGACGTGGTCGTCTCGGACGACCCCGAGGCGATCCGCGACGCCGAGGCGCTCGTGCTCCCGGGCGTCGGCGCGTTCCGCGAGTGCGTCGCCAACTCCGAGCCGTTCCACGACGTACTCGTCGAGAAGGCCGCCGACACGCCGATCCTCGGCGTCTGCGTGGGTCTCCAGCTCATGTACGACGAGAGCACCGAGGGCGCCCCCGAGGGCGACACCGTCGAGGGGCTGGGCCTCATCGAGGGCCGCGTCGAGCGGCTCCCGAACTCGGTGAAGGTGCCCCACATGGGCTGGAACGAGCTGACGCCCGAACGCGACCACCCGCTCGTCGACGGCATCGACGAGGGCGACTACGCGTACTTCGTCCACTCCTACTGCGCGGACGTGACCGACCGCACCATCGCCTCCTGCGAGTACGGCCGTCGGTTCGCCGCCGTCGCGGCCAACGAGGCGGGCAACGTCATGGGTACGCAGTTCCACCCCGAGAAGAGCGGCGACACGGGGCTGCGGATACTGAGCAACTTCGTCGACTACGCCGAGGCGTTCCACGCCGGCGAGATCGCGCTCGCCGACTGATCCCGCGACCGGTTCTCCCGCCACCGATTCTCCCGCGACGATCCGCCCCGCCGCCGTTACTCCACGTCGATCCGTGTTCCCTCCTCGGTCGCCGTCGGCTTCGGGAGCGTGATGGTCAACACGCCGGTGTCGTAGTCGGCGGTCGCCTCCTCCTCGACGACCTCGCCCGGCAGCCTGAGTCGGCGGGCGAACGACCGTGCCCGCCGCTCGTGTCGGTGGTAGCGACCGTCGGTGGTCGCGTCCGCCTCGTCGGTCTCCTCGGCGGCCTCGGCACGGATGGTCAGCTTCCGGCCCGACACCGTCAGCTCGATGTCGTCGGTGTCGAACCCCGGCAGGTCCGCGCGCACGACGTACTCGCCGTCGCTCTCCAGGACGTCCACGCGGAGGTCCCCCCGGACGCGGCTCTCCAGCGCCTCGCCGACCTCGTCGAGTTCCTCGCCCAACTGGTCGAACAGGTCGCCCACGTCGTCGAACGGCGTTCCTCGCGTCATATCAGCGGATAAACCGTTCTCGGACTTGTACCTGTCGCCGGTCGAGGGTCGGAATACGCGAGGGTTCAAGGCGGATGGGGCGGGCACCGACGGCGTGCGGTGAGAACGGTCCCCGGCCCACAGCGGGTGTGCGACGCCGGCGTCGGGGAGCGGCGGCGTGGCGTCGCCTGTCAGCGACGGGGAGGAGCTTCGGGACCGGGGCGCCTCGCCGGCTTCCCGAACCGGAGCCGACTCCGGTCGGCGCACTCGGACGTCCCGTCGCAGTGTCGCCGCGCGAGGTCAGTAGACGACGTGCTCGGTGTCGTAGGACCCGAGGACGCGAACCCACCCGTTCCCGACCAACTCCTCGACGTCCGCCAGCGCCGCCTGCGCGCGCTCCTCGTACAGGCCCGCCTCGAAGTCGATGTGGAACAGGTAGTCGCCGAGGCGCTCCCCGCTCGGGCGCGACTCGATGCGCGAGAGGTTCACGTCGCGGTCGGCGAACGCCTCCAACAGTTCCAGCAGCAGCCCCGGGTAGTTGGCGCCGGGGTAGACGACGACGGACGTCTTGCCGCCGGCCTCCGTGCGCGCCTCCCCGCGGGCGACGACGAGGAACCGCGTCGCGTTCGACGACTTGTCCTGGATGTCCTCCGCGAGCACGCGGAGGTCGACCCCGCCGTCGTCGGCGACGGCGTTGGCGGGGTGACCGATGCCGGCGACCGTCGGGTCCTCGCGGGCGCGCTCGACGCCGCGGGCCGTCGAGGCGACGGCCTCCCGGCGGACGTCGGGGTACTCCCGTTCGAGGTAGTCGCGACACTGCGCGAGCGCCTGCGAGTGGGAGGCGACGACGTCGAACGTCTCCGCCTGCGCGAGCAGCGCGTGGCGGATCGGGGTGACGATCTCGCGGACGACCGCCACGTCGGCCTCGGTGAGCGCGTCGAGGCTCTCGGTGACGCTGCCCTCGATGCTGTTCTCCACCGGGACGACGCCGCGGTCGTACGACCCGTCGGCGACCGCCTCGACGATGGCGGTGACGGACTCGCGGAAGGCGACGTCGTCGGCGACGGCCCGCGCGGCGCGGTGGGAGTACGTGCCCGCGGGACCGAGCGTGACTGCCTGCATACCCCGCCGTGCGCCGTCGACCCCGATAAGGACACCGGGTGCGTCAGAACTACCACACGATCGGGGAGCCGAACGAGCGGGCGCCGCGCGTCAGAACCGGTCGCGCAGTTCCGTCTGCAGGTCCGCCACGTCGAGGTCCTTGCGCGCGAACAGCACGAGCAGGTGGTAGACGAGGTCGGCGGCTTCCGCCCGCAGTTCCTCGTCGTCGTCGTCTTTCGCCGCGAGGATCGTCTCGGTCGCCTCCTCGCCGATCTTCTCCAACACGGCGTTCTCGCCCTTCTCGTGGGTGAACAGCGAGGCGGTGTACGACCCCTCCGGGAGCCGCTCTTTGCGGTCCTCGATCGTCGCGAACAGCGCGTCCAGCACCGCCTCGTCGGGGATCTCCGCCGACTCGCCGCCGTCCGATCCCTCGCTCACGCGTCCGCCCCCGTGCCTGCCGGCGACTCGGCGTGCTCCTGTCGGAAGAACGCGAGGTCGTGGATCCGCGAGTCCGGCGTCAGCTCCGGGTGGAACGACGTGGCGATCACCGACCCCTGTTGCACGGCGACGGGGTCGTCGTCCCACGACGCGAGCACCGCCACGTCCCCGCCGACCTCGTCGATGACGGGGGCGCGGATGAACACCGCCGGGAACGGCTCGTCGAGTCCGGTGACGTCCAGCGGCGCCTCGAAGGAGTCGGCCTGTCGGCCGAACGCGTTGCGGTCGACGCTCACGTCGAGCACGTCGAGCGTGGCGACGCGGTCGTCCTTGGCGTCGCGCGAAGCGACGATGAGCCCCGCACACGTGGCGAGCAGGGGCTTGTCCGCGGCGACGTGCGCGACGATCTCCTCGTCGATCCCCTCCTCGTGCAGCAGCCGGGAGATGGTGGTCGACTCCCCGCCCGGCATGAGGAGCACGTCACAGTCGGGGACGACGCCGGCGTCGCGGATCTCGACGACCTCCGCGTCGACGCCGTGGCTCGCGGCCGCGCGGCGGACCGCGTCGGCGTGCTCGGAGACGTCGCCTTGAACGGCGATAACGCCCGCTTTCATGCGTCGAAGACGACGCGGGGCGGGTGAAAAGCTGTCGTTCGTCCGGCGGTCGACGGGCGCCTCAGAAGGCGAACCCGAGGATCAACACGAGGAGCCCGAACAGGAGTCCGAAGGCGACGACGGTTCTCGGGTCGATCCGGATCGCGTTGCGGTCCTCCGCGTCGAAGTAGCGAACGAGCCCCGCGCTGGACATCAGGCCGCCGCTGTTCTGGCCGCTGCTCATACGCGCACTCATGCGAGTCGGGCGCCTAAGCCTTTCGACCCCCGACGGCCGGCAGCGGACCGGCCGCGGTCCGGCGGCGACGGCGGCACCGGCGTCGGCGACCGTGGCGACCGCGTCGACCGCGGCGTGACC
It encodes the following:
- the hisH gene encoding imidazole glycerol phosphate synthase subunit HisH: MDVTVIDYGVGNLRSLRRGLERAGADVVVSDDPEAIRDAEALVLPGVGAFRECVANSEPFHDVLVEKAADTPILGVCVGLQLMYDESTEGAPEGDTVEGLGLIEGRVERLPNSVKVPHMGWNELTPERDHPLVDGIDEGDYAYFVHSYCADVTDRTIASCEYGRRFAAVAANEAGNVMGTQFHPEKSGDTGLRILSNFVDYAEAFHAGEIALAD
- a CDS encoding Hsp20/alpha crystallin family protein produces the protein MTPFDDMNRAFDRMSRNFGRMDLSDFGRMNWGDFDGMRRSGIDVDVAEYDDEVVVVADLPGFDKEHIDLTVRDGVLSIGAERTTAHDEGDESGSYLRRERRAESLRRSISLPAAVIEDDASATYSNGVLTVSLPKLTVDDGSDSHRIDVN
- a CDS encoding DUF7535 family protein; translation: MSTEIDTADGDTDDAGLLRTAYRTVTPGYGSHSDDEMNAVGWAIGLGLLAILLPLLPFIAIVWGVSRVIEAITGSDDESEE
- a CDS encoding ornithine cyclodeaminase family protein, whose amino-acid sequence is MKTLLLNSDDVHENAEMAELVPAIEEAFAAYQRGDAQMPPKSYIDLPEYNGDFRSMPAYLDAGDWDAAGVKWVNVHTDNEERYDLPTVMGTMIYSDPTNAFPLAILDGTELTMKRTGAAAAVATDHLAVADAASLGIVGAGVQSYTQLEAISTVRDIEEVVVSDLSEERVARFIDAFEDRFDVRAGSIEEAASCDVLSTVTPVESPIVSREAVGEHTHVNAMGADAAGKHELADEVLLDAKLVIDDYDQTTHSGEINVPYNAGVLTDDDIYGEIGEIVVGDIEGRTADDGITVFDSTGLAIQDVAAAHVVYEHADERDNGYAFDLLGLAD
- the hisE gene encoding phosphoribosyl-ATP diphosphatase, which translates into the protein MSEGSDGGESAEIPDEAVLDALFATIEDRKERLPEGSYTASLFTHEKGENAVLEKIGEEATETILAAKDDDDEELRAEAADLVYHLLVLFARKDLDVADLQTELRDRF
- a CDS encoding Hsp20/alpha crystallin family protein; this translates as MTRGTPFDDVGDLFDQLGEELDEVGEALESRVRGDLRVDVLESDGEYVVRADLPGFDTDDIELTVSGRKLTIRAEAAEETDEADATTDGRYHRHERRARSFARRLRLPGEVVEEEATADYDTGVLTITLPKPTATEEGTRIDVE
- a CDS encoding preprotein translocase subunit Sec61beta, whose amino-acid sequence is MSSGQNSGGLMSSAGLVRYFDAEDRNAIRIDPRTVVAFGLLFGLLVLILGFAF
- the thsB gene encoding thermosome subunit beta, encoding MIIMGEDSQRVKDKDAQEYNISAARAVAEAVRSTLGPKGMDKMLVDSMGDVTITNDGVTILQTMDIDNPTAEMIVEVAETQEDEAGDGTTTAVAIAGELLKNAEDLLEQEIHPTAIIKGFHLASEQARAEVDDVATAVDPDDEELIRKVAETSMTGKGAELEKEVLADLIYRAVKQVTVEADDGSHVVDLENIAMETQTGRSAGESELLQGAVVDKDPLHDDMPSEVEDANVLLLNDPIEVEEADVDTQVSIDSPDQLQQFLDQEEDQLKQKVEQIKATGANVVFCQKGVDDLAQHYLAKEGILAARRVKKSDISFLRNILGGNIVSDVDAATADDLGHGSVSRDDADELFYVEGGDDAHGVTLLLRGSTDHVVDELERGVQDALDVVSTAVSDGRLVAGGGAIEVELASRLRDYADSVEGREQLAVEAFADALELVPRVLAENAGLDSIDTLVDLRAAHEGGDAHAGLNVFSGDVEDTFEAGVVETAHAKEQALSSATEAANLVLKIDDIIAAGDLSTGGNDDDEGGAPGGMGGMGGMGGMGGAM
- the pheA gene encoding prephenate dehydratase produces the protein MQAVTLGPAGTYSHRAARAVADDVAFRESVTAIVEAVADGSYDRGVVPVENSIEGSVTESLDALTEADVAVVREIVTPIRHALLAQAETFDVVASHSQALAQCRDYLEREYPDVRREAVASTARGVERAREDPTVAGIGHPANAVADDGGVDLRVLAEDIQDKSSNATRFLVVARGEARTEAGGKTSVVVYPGANYPGLLLELLEAFADRDVNLSRIESRPSGERLGDYLFHIDFEAGLYEERAQAALADVEELVGNGWVRVLGSYDTEHVVY
- the leuS gene encoding leucine--tRNA ligase, yielding MSEDGYDHTAVERRWQEAWAEADVYRTPDDADDPTYVLGMFPYPSGKLHMGHVRNYTITDAYARYRRMRGDSVLHPMGWDSFGLPAENAAKERDTNPREWTMDCIDTMRGQMESMGFGYDWDREVTTCEPSYYKWNQWLFQRFHDEGLVERRAAEVNWCPDCETVLADEQVEGEDEHCWRCGTLVEQRELDQWTLGITEYADELLADIDDLEGWPDSVREMQRNWIGKQEGSRLEFDVEGHGPVEAFTTRIDTVFGATFFALAPDHPIAEDLAAEDDDVAHFVEEVADPDGDEPNGVETGLTATNPATGEDVPVFVADFVLSDVGTGALMGVPGHDERDHAFAERMGVDIVPVVAPEPEDGGEAEALDVDEGAYTEDGVLVNSGAYDGLSSAEAREELTADIESAAFHTQYRLRDWLISRQRYWGTPIPVIHCDDCGPVMVPEEDLPVELPEFVNTTGNPLDAATEWKHTTCPDCGGDAVRETDTMDTFVDSSWYFLRYVSPDLSDAPFDTERADEWMPVDQYVGGLEHAVMHLLYARFVTKAIADMGMLDHREPFTNLLGQGMVQLDGEKMSKSKGNTVSPQRIVDEYGADTARLFMMQAARPDTAFDWSEEGVKSTHRFLARLADTVRSFAGNDPDGDDTAAARYVRSEVDAAVAVATENFDDLGFDLATREAQQLVGTLRSYRAYVDEVHAPTFDRGVRVALKLLAPVAPHLTEELYAELTGEDGGMLADADWPTADVDTAEAEKRRQLVENTREDVRNIVDVAGIDDPQRVDVVVAPEWKHEALAIAIDSDAPNLVGELMENPDIQRHGSDAADFAKDLQAEREALRPALAPEREREALEAAAWLVEREFGAPVRVLPAAEADDATARKAEPNRPAIDIAE
- the pdxT gene encoding pyridoxal 5'-phosphate synthase glutaminase subunit PdxT; translated protein: MKAGVIAVQGDVSEHADAVRRAAASHGVDAEVVEIRDAGVVPDCDVLLMPGGESTTISRLLHEEGIDEEIVAHVAADKPLLATCAGLIVASRDAKDDRVATLDVLDVSVDRNAFGRQADSFEAPLDVTGLDEPFPAVFIRAPVIDEVGGDVAVLASWDDDPVAVQQGSVIATSFHPELTPDSRIHDLAFFRQEHAESPAGTGADA